A stretch of Streptomyces vietnamensis DNA encodes these proteins:
- the fabI gene encoding enoyl-ACP reductase FabI yields the protein MSGILEGKRILITGVLMESSIAFHAAKLAQEQGAEIILTAWPRPTLTERIAKKLPHPDKVKVLELDVSNDEHLARLEGQVREHLGDRLDGIVHSIGFAPQDALGGNFLNTPFESVATAMHVSAFSLKSLTMALLPLMSEGGSVVGLTFDAQFAWPQYDWMGPAKAALEATSRYMARDLGKQNIRCNLISAGPLGSMAAKSIPGFGELASVWDTRSPLEWDLADPEPAGRGIVALLSDWFPKTTGEIIHVDGGLHAIGA from the coding sequence ATGAGCGGAATTCTCGAGGGCAAGCGCATCCTCATCACCGGTGTGCTGATGGAGTCCTCCATCGCCTTCCACGCCGCGAAGCTGGCCCAGGAGCAGGGTGCGGAGATCATCCTCACCGCCTGGCCCCGGCCGACGCTGACCGAGCGCATCGCCAAGAAGCTGCCCCACCCCGACAAGGTGAAGGTCCTGGAGCTCGACGTCTCCAACGACGAGCACCTCGCCCGCCTGGAGGGCCAGGTCCGCGAGCACCTGGGCGACCGCCTCGACGGCATCGTGCACTCCATCGGCTTCGCGCCGCAGGACGCGCTCGGCGGCAACTTCCTGAACACGCCGTTCGAGTCCGTGGCCACCGCCATGCACGTCTCCGCCTTCTCCCTGAAGTCGCTGACGATGGCGCTGCTGCCGCTGATGTCCGAGGGCGGTTCGGTCGTCGGCCTGACCTTCGACGCGCAGTTCGCCTGGCCGCAGTACGACTGGATGGGCCCGGCCAAGGCCGCCCTGGAGGCCACCAGCCGCTACATGGCGCGCGACCTCGGCAAGCAGAACATCCGCTGCAACCTGATCTCGGCGGGCCCGCTCGGCTCCATGGCCGCGAAGTCCATCCCGGGCTTCGGCGAGCTGGCCTCGGTCTGGGACACCCGCTCCCCGCTGGAGTGGGACCTCGCGGACCCGGAGCCGGCCGGCCGCGGCATCGTCGCGCTGCTCTCGGACTGGTTCCCGAAGACCACGGGCGAGATCATCCACGTCGACGGCGGTCTGCACGCCATCGGCGCGTAA
- the fabG gene encoding 3-oxoacyl-[acyl-carrier-protein] reductase — protein MSRSVLVTGGNRGIGLAIARAFAEAGDKVAITYRSGEPPAALVELGCLPVKCDITDAEQVETAYKEIEEKHGPVEVLVANAGVTKDQLLMRMTEEDFTSVLDTNLTGTFRVVKRANRGMLRAKKGRVVLISSVVGLLGSAGQANYAASKAGLVGFARSLARELGSRNITFNVVAPGFVDTDMTAVLTDEQRAGIVSQVPLGRYAQPEEIAAAVKFLASDDASYITGAVIPVDGGLGMGH, from the coding sequence TTGAGCCGCTCGGTTCTCGTCACCGGAGGAAACCGGGGCATCGGCCTCGCCATCGCCCGCGCGTTCGCCGAGGCCGGCGACAAGGTCGCGATCACGTACCGCTCCGGCGAGCCCCCGGCCGCCCTGGTCGAGCTCGGCTGCCTTCCCGTCAAGTGCGACATCACCGACGCGGAGCAGGTGGAGACGGCCTACAAGGAGATCGAGGAGAAGCACGGTCCGGTGGAGGTCCTCGTGGCCAACGCCGGCGTGACGAAGGACCAGCTCCTCATGCGCATGACCGAGGAGGACTTCACGTCCGTCCTCGACACCAACCTCACCGGCACCTTCCGGGTCGTCAAGCGCGCCAACCGCGGGATGCTGCGCGCCAAGAAGGGCCGCGTCGTCCTGATCTCCTCGGTCGTCGGTCTGCTGGGCTCCGCGGGCCAGGCCAACTACGCCGCCTCCAAGGCCGGCCTGGTCGGTTTCGCCCGCTCCCTCGCGCGTGAGCTCGGCTCGCGCAACATCACCTTCAACGTCGTCGCCCCCGGCTTCGTCGACACCGACATGACCGCGGTGCTCACCGACGAGCAGCGCGCGGGCATCGTGTCGCAGGTGCCGCTGGGCCGTTACGCGCAGCCGGAGGAGATCGCCGCGGCGGTGAAGTTCCTCGCCTCCGACGACGCCTCGTACATCACTGGAGCCGTCATCCCGGTTGACGGCGGATTGGGCATGGGTCACTGA
- a CDS encoding TldD/PmbA family protein — protein sequence MVHQIDPSFVALPLRALADAALARARALGAEHADFRLERVRSASWRLRDAKPSGSSDTTDLGYAVRVVHGGAWGFASGVDLTMDGAARVASQAVAMAKLSAKVIAAAGSDERVELAEEPVHAEKTWVSSYEIDPFSVPAEEKSALLADWSARLLGAEGVAHVDASLLTVHENKFYADTAGTVTTQQRVRLHPQLTAVAVDETTGEFDSMRTIAPPVGRGWEYLTGTGWDWDKELDEIPGLLAEKMRAPSVEAGRYDLVVDPSNLWLTIHESIGHATELDRALGYEAAYAGTSFATFDQLGKLAYGSSIMNVTGDRTAEHGLATVGFDDEGVEAQSWDLVKDGTLVGYQLDRRIAKLTGLGRSNGCAFADSPAHVPVQRMANVSLQPDPGGLSTEDLIGGVERGIYVVGDRSWSIDMQRYNFQFTGQRFFRIENGRLAGQLRDVAYQATTTDFWGSMEQVGGPQTYVLGGAFNCGKAQPGQVAAVSHGCPSALFRGVNILNTTQEAGR from the coding sequence GTGGTCCATCAGATCGACCCTTCGTTCGTCGCGCTGCCGTTGCGGGCGCTCGCCGACGCGGCGCTCGCCCGAGCGCGCGCGCTGGGTGCCGAGCACGCGGACTTCCGCCTGGAGCGGGTGCGCAGCGCCTCGTGGCGGCTGCGCGACGCCAAACCGTCCGGTTCCTCGGACACCACGGACCTCGGCTACGCGGTGCGGGTGGTGCACGGCGGGGCCTGGGGCTTCGCGTCCGGCGTCGACCTGACGATGGACGGGGCCGCGCGGGTCGCCTCGCAGGCGGTCGCCATGGCCAAGCTGTCGGCGAAGGTGATCGCGGCGGCGGGCTCGGACGAGCGCGTGGAGCTGGCCGAGGAGCCGGTGCACGCCGAGAAGACGTGGGTCTCCTCGTACGAGATCGATCCGTTCTCCGTCCCCGCCGAGGAGAAGAGCGCGCTGCTCGCCGACTGGAGCGCGCGGCTGCTCGGGGCGGAGGGCGTGGCGCACGTGGACGCCTCGCTGCTCACCGTCCACGAGAACAAGTTCTACGCGGACACGGCCGGCACCGTGACCACCCAGCAGCGCGTCCGGCTGCACCCGCAGCTCACGGCCGTCGCCGTGGACGAGACGACCGGCGAGTTCGACTCGATGCGGACGATCGCGCCGCCGGTCGGGCGTGGCTGGGAGTACCTGACGGGGACCGGCTGGGACTGGGACAAGGAGCTCGACGAGATCCCGGGGCTGCTCGCCGAGAAGATGCGGGCGCCGAGCGTGGAGGCGGGCCGGTACGACCTGGTCGTGGACCCGTCGAACCTGTGGCTGACGATCCACGAGTCCATCGGGCACGCCACCGAGCTGGACCGGGCGCTGGGCTACGAGGCGGCGTACGCGGGCACCTCGTTCGCCACCTTCGACCAGCTGGGCAAGCTGGCGTACGGCTCCTCGATCATGAACGTGACGGGTGACCGGACCGCCGAGCACGGTCTCGCCACCGTCGGCTTCGACGACGAGGGCGTCGAGGCGCAGAGCTGGGACCTGGTGAAGGACGGCACGCTCGTCGGCTACCAGCTGGACCGGCGGATCGCGAAGCTCACGGGCCTCGGCCGGTCGAACGGCTGCGCCTTCGCGGACTCCCCCGCGCACGTGCCGGTGCAGCGGATGGCGAACGTCTCGCTCCAGCCGGACCCGGGCGGTCTGTCGACGGAGGACCTGATCGGGGGCGTGGAGCGGGGCATCTACGTGGTCGGCGACCGGTCCTGGTCGATCGACATGCAGCGCTACAACTTCCAGTTCACCGGTCAGCGCTTCTTCCGCATCGAGAACGGCCGGCTCGCCGGGCAGCTGCGGGACGTGGCGTACCAGGCGACGACCACCGACTTCTGGGGCTCCATGGAGCAGGTCGGCGGCCCGCAGACGTACGTGCTCGGTGGCGCCTTCAACTGCGGCAAGGCCCAGCCGGGCCAGGTCGCCGCCGTCTCGCACGGCTGCCCGTCCGCCCTCTTCCGGGGCGTCAACATCCTGAACACGACGCAGGAGGCCGGTCGATGA